The window TAAAATAGTTCCATTCAAAAAAATATTTGTGTCATTTATATAAAGATGTAAGCAATTCAAAAATATGTTTCGTGACTTTTTAATAAAATGTTTATACAAGACAAAAATTATCCACGTAATTTAAAAAGAAAAAGGTTTCGTAAtttaaaaagaaagaagaaaaccaGGCGCAAACTGCCACCATAGCAGTAGGGAACATTGGTGTTCTAACCAAAACCAGCGCTGTAACCGGTGTTCTAAGACAGACTGATAGTGTaccattccctccgtcccaaaatgtaaGATCATTTTTAACACTATAATAGTGTCAAAATCATCTTATATACTCCTATTGAGATGGAGGAAGTACTATACGGGAAACCAGAGAAAAATAGTTGGTGGGCTGCGCCCTCGGGGGAATGCCTATAGACGAGCGGTAAAACTGACTCGCAATAGGCGATATACTCACTCCTTTCCCGAATAGTGACGTATAAACTGAGTCGAAAAGGGACATGGAGTATTTGATCCCGAGCTCAGATGCTCCCGCataaacagtaaaatcgaaaaaatctgaaatatttttgtgatgAACATTGAGAAATTTTCTAGCTGCGTGCAAAATTTCAAGTCGAAATGACATTCGTGGAGTTGTGGGCGAAAAAATGAAATCGATGGTCCAAAAAGACTATTGttggaagcattttggagcatcgatttttgttatttttgcccaGACTTACACGAATGTCATTTCAATCTAAAATTTTGCACACACTTAGAACATCCATCAATGTTCATCACAAAAAAAAAATcagacttttttttatttttttactatttttttcgaGTTACTGTTCATGCAAACTAAATATGAATATATCCAGTAGTATTCGATAGTTTATTCTTTGTAAcataatatttatttaatattgtaTAGCTGATTAACAGTTTCTTCTATTTTTGATCGAACGTACAAATAGTTGGCATTTTAACTGAATTCTTATGCCGTCTTTTCGCTAGCGGAAGTAGAATAACTTCTGCGATCTCGCAGGACACGCTACGCTGCGCGTGGGGCTTTGCCAACAACAGAGGGTTATGGTGAAAGGCAGTGGACGTGTATGGTAAAAGTTACTCCGACTTGAAATACAGCCAATGCAACTCATTATGCTGGTTAAGGGAGAATGCACTACGATCGAATACAAGTCATGACCAAATTACAACACAAAGTTAGAGAAAATCTGAGTACAAGATAACAAGCAGCAGCTGCGATTACAATTACTTCAGAGCGTTCAAGGCCACCACCGTGAACAGCGATTACAATTACTTCAGAGCGTTGAAGACCAGCATCatgaacaggataacaggcagcagCAGTTACAATTACTTCAGTGCGTTGTGAAGACCAGCATCatgaacaggataacaggcagcagCAGTTACAGTTACTTCAGTGCGTTGTGAAGACCAGCATCatgaacaggataacaggcagcagCAGTTACAGTTACTTCAGTGCGTTGTGAAGACCAGCATCatgaacaggataacaggcagcagCAGTTACAGTTACTTCAGTGCGTTGTGAAGACCAGCATCatgaacaggataacaggcagcagCAGTTACAGTTACTTCAGTGCGTTGTGAAGACCAGCATCatgaacaggataacaggcagcagCAGTTACAGTTACTTCAGTGCGTTGTGAAGACCAGCATCatgaacaggataacaggcagcagCGGTTACAGTTACTTCAGTGCGTTGTGAAGACCAGCATCataaacaggataacaggcagcagCGGTTACAATTACTTCAGTGCGTTGTGAAGACCAGCATCatgaacaggataacaggcagcagCAGTTACAATTACTTCAGTGCATGGAAGGCCATCACGGTGAAGGGGATAACAGCGGCGGCGATGCAGACATGGGCACCAACAGAAGCAACATTGACAGTCCTCTTCACGGCCTTGTGCATGCCAATCGTTGATGGCGTGATGTGAGTCAAGAGCCTCCAGAAGATGCCGGTGATGACAGCTGCGGCGGTGAGGAGAATGAACGCGTGGCTGTAGCTGCTGAGAGACTTGCTACCAAAGCTTGGCACCGAGACAGCCAAGAAGCCCGTAAATGTGACCTTGGTCAGCTCCATGGACGCTGGTTTAACCTGTTCCAGTACAAAAAGCGGCAGGTAGCCGGAGCCATCGTCGTTCAGAATCACAAATACACCCGCCATGACTGAAACCAGCAGTGGTATGAACGCAAGCAACGCCAGCCAGTTCAGAGCTGCGACTGTGATCAACGATACGGTCAGAACAATGCCCATACCCAGCAAGACGTTCAGTTTCTCAACGAAGCGGTGCAGCCAGTACCTCTCATAACCACTGTCAGCAATCAGAATAGGGACTGTCCCCAGGAGCATGATGAAGACGCCGCCGAAAGCTAGAACCAAGTGCGGCAGCAAGCAGGTGCTCCAGTCCCTTGGCGCCGTTGCTATGCCCCTCCAAAGCCAAGCCTTCCAAACCCAGGAACAGGATAGCGGTGACAACAGACGAGAAGTCCAAGGATCTTTCGAGTACACCCTCACACTCTTGGTACAGAGTGCCATCGGTAATCGCATCGTTTTGCACTGTCCAGTAGCATCGCCACACGGTGAGAGCCATGAATGGAATCAAGTATATGAGATACCACAGATTCTTCCTGTTGATTAGAAATAGAAAGCCGAAGGCGAGGAACATCTGGAGCAGTGCACAGAGATGGATCAGAAGCTTTGAGGTACCAAATAGCCACCTTGAAAGTCTTGGGAACAGAACGACCAAGTCCAGGTTCTTTGATGCCAAGAGAAACAGGAACGGGAATAGACACGACTCCAGTGTGATTGCTGCGATTGGGCATATGCCCCAAACGAATCTGTGTGCCTTGGTCTTGAGGTCAACCTTCTGAAATGTTATGGCAAGGAGGACCGGGCATACCATTACCACGATGCCCTCTGCAAAAGCTCTGGCACGGTTTTTCATGGCATCCTGATGAACAGAGAGGAGAATAATGAGACAAATGCAGCAATGTGTGTAATGCAGATTAAAGTTTTTGTTTGAGACAGAACAAATAGTCATATTTTCAGGTAGCGGAAAAGATacaactccctctctctctctctcatacatATTTTCAGATAACAGAAAAGACCTCTCTCAGTGATTTTGGATGACCAGGTACATGATGACCCTTAGCAGTTTTGGCTTGCTTTCATAAATCTGTTACTGCTTGCAGAAAATATCAAAATATGGTAGTGATGCATCATGACTaataacttggttttaaaatcaggaGATAACTACAAATAGCAATTTGCAATGGTCAAAAATAGAGGGTGAAGGACAGGACAAACTGTAATACGACCCGATGCTGAAGACCTGTCCATGGTACTGCATGAAGCAGCTTAAATACTACTACAATTGCAGGACAGATTTTGGGAAATATTGATGAAATGGTTGCCTATGGAAATTTTCTTCCATCATAATGGGGGAAAACTGACAAGAGGGGAAAATGTACTTGCAACCAAGATGGAGACTTACCATCTTAAGGCAGGCCCCCTCGGGTTGATGACAGAAGAAGTAAACCCTACTCCCAATAAAGACTTAAACTCCACTGCCTGCAATATCTGCAACTGAACAATATCACAGCCGTAAGTAGCAAGCAGCAGGACGTGATATGGAGAAAGAGAAATTAGGCAGATGGAGCAATAATCCAAGACACGTAGTATTAAGTTACCCTGGTTAAGAAGCTTTCATGCGGG is drawn from Triticum dicoccoides isolate Atlit2015 ecotype Zavitan chromosome 6B, WEW_v2.0, whole genome shotgun sequence and contains these coding sequences:
- the LOC119325567 gene encoding uncharacterized protein LOC119325567 — translated: MRLPMALCTKSVRVYSKDPWTSRLLSPLSCSWVWKAWLWRGIATAPRDWSTCLLPHLVLAFGGVFIMLLGTVPILIADSGYERYWLHRFVEKLNVLLGMGIVLTVSLITVAALNWLALLAFIPLLVSVMAGVFVILNDDGSGYLPLFVLEQVKPASMELTKVTFTGFLAVSVPSFGSKSLSSYSHAFILLTAAAVITGIFWRLLTHITPSTIGMHKAVKRTVNVASVGAHVCIAAAVIPFTVMAFHALK